The Anguilla anguilla isolate fAngAng1 chromosome 4, fAngAng1.pri, whole genome shotgun sequence genome has a window encoding:
- the amotl2a gene encoding angiomotin-like 2a: protein MRTAEESYGTVLHRLIQEQLRYGNPTDTRTLLAIQQQALRGGGSGGGAGSPRSSQESLAQDESQFLKMSARQEPQGQEHQTDYQHSESSMRQLYQLHGEELPTYEEAKVHSQYLASQRGQMGPQQAAYEAAHGSAGNQDEGLLDPKHGHVRSLSERLMQLSLERSGSRANMLLSSSHSYPQLSKHHVHHSAHDSQGPHHVPESQGPPPEYPFSVRPPGYMLSHSQEHGHYYREPPPAFQSQHHRYMQAQPQAVRPCVRTTLTPAGMSDLMTAHNGFSGNQMEALLRENERLRKELEGYNEKTARLQKLEQEIQRISEAYEVLMKGSAKRETLEKTMRNKLEAEIKRLHDFNRDLRDRLETASKQLAAKDVEAADQNQLVFARLLEQNEEQQRDRERLEREVLRLRASGEEQRRRLETLEQALSSAQARGGQLEEELQRKRAYVEKVERLQRALAQLQAACEKREQLEQKLRTRLEQELKTLRAQQRQTLSQGSLPSSGLSPSPLQLQLREREECILGLEADITKWEQKYLEESTMRQFAMDAAATAAAQRDTTIINHSPCHSPKNSFNEDLPTANHRHHEMENRIRALHAQLLEKDAVIKVLQQRSRRDQGKAEQQGLRPAKSVPSISTSAPSWQSCPLPALQRGKGKSFSDDQTAAVSSSPSAVPKPLSRDCSTQSDGPPQEDRITEEPNAAHSPAPDHLEQTPVPMKSTESLETEMVEILI, encoded by the exons ATGAGAACAGCAGAAGAATCATACGGCACGGTCCTGCACCGGCTCATCCAGGAGCAGCTCCGCTACGGGAACCCCACGGACACTCGCACCCTGCTCGCCATCCAGCAGCAGGCCCTCCGGGGAGGGGGCAGCGGCGGGGGCGCAGGCAGCCCCCGCTCCTCCCAGGAGAGCCTGGCCCAGGACGAGTCTCAGTTCCTCAAAATGTCGGCGCGCCAGGAGCCCCAGGGCCAGGAGCACCAGACGGACTACCAGCATTCCGAGAGCTCCATGCGCCAGCTCTACCAGCTCCACGGAGAGGAGCTGCCCACCTACGAGGAGGCTAAGGTGCACTCCCAGTACCTGGCTTCTCAGAGGGGCCAGATGGGGCCGCAGCAGGCTGCGTACGAGGCTGCTCACGGGAGCGCCGGCAACCAGGACGAGGGCTTGTTGGACCCGAAACACGGGCACGTGCGCTCCCTCAGCGAGCGCCTCATGCAGCTCTCCCTGGAGAGGAGCGGATCCAGGGCCAACATGTTGTTGAGCTCCTCCCACAGCTACCCCCAGCTGTCGAAGCACCACGTCCATCACAGTGCGCACGACAGCCAAGGCCCCCACCACGTGCCAGAAAGCCAGGGCCCGCCACCAGAGTACCCCTTCTCCGTCAGGCCTCCGGGATACATGCTCAGCCACTCGCAGGAGCACGGGCACTACTACAGAGAACCGCCGCCAGCCTTCCAGTCTCAGCACCACAG GTACATGCAGGCTCAACCACAGGCGGTCCGTCCCTGTGTCCGAACCACGCTGACCCCTGCCGGCATGAGTGACCTCATGACTGCTCACAACGGATTCAGCGGTAACCAGATGGAGGCGCTGCTGAGGGAGAACGAGCGGCTCAGGAAGGAGCTGGAGGGCTATAACGAGAAGACAGCCCGGCTGCAGAAG CTGGAGCAGGAAATTCAGAGGATATCTGAGGCCTATGAGGTGTTGATGAAGGGGTCAGCAAAGCGGGAGACTCTGGAGAAGACGATGAGGAACAAGCTGGAGGCTGAGATTAAGAGGCTGCATGACTTCAACAGAGACCTGCGAG ACCGCCTGGAAACTGCTAGCAAACAACTAGCTGCTAAGGACGTTGAAGCTGCAGACCAGAACCAGCTTGTCTTTGCCAGACTTCTTGAACAAA ATGAGGAGCAGCAGCGGGATCGCGAAAGGCTGGAGCGCGAGGTGCTCCGGCTCAGGGCCTCCGGGGAGGAGCAGCGGCGGAGGCTGGAGACGCTGGAGCAGGCGCTGAGCTCGGCGCAGGCACGCGGCggccagctggaggaggagctgcagcgGAAGCGCGCCTACGTGGAGAAGGTGGAGCGGCTGCAGCGGGCCCTGGCCCAGCTGCAGGCCGCCTGCGAGAAGcgggagcagctggagcagaagctcCGCACGcggctggagcaggagctgaagacccTACGCGCTCAGCAG AGACAGACTCTTAGCCAGGGGTCCCTCCCGTCCTCGGGgctgagcccctcccccttgcagctgcagctgcgtGAGAGGGAGGAGTGCATCTTGGGCCTGGAGGCTGACATCACGAAGTGGGAACAGAAGTACCTGGAGGAGAGCACCATGCGCCAGTTCGCCATGGACGCAGCTGCCACGGCAGCGGCTCAGAG GGATACAACCATCATCAACCACTCCCCATGCCACTCTCCCAAAAACAGCTTCAACGAGGACCTACCGACAGCCAACCACAGGCACCATGAGATGGAGAATAG GATTCGGGCTCTCCACGCACAGCTCCTGGAGAAGGACGCGGTGATCAAGGTTCTGCAGCAGCGCTCGCGGAGGGACCAGGGCAAGGCTGAGCAGCAGGGCCTTCGCCCCGCCAAGTCCGTGCCCTCAATCAGCACCAGCGCCCCCAGCTGGCAGAGCTGCCCACTCCCAGCACTCCAGCGAGGGAAAG GGAAGAGCTTCTCGGATGACCAGACAGCTGCCGTGTCGTCCTCGCCCTCTGCCGTCCCCAAGCCCCTCAGCCGGGACTGCAGCACCCAGTCTGACGGGCCCCCCCAGGAGGATCGCATTACAGAGGAGCCCAACGCTGCACACTCCCCTGCCCCTG ATCACTTGGAACAAACCCCTGTGCCTATGAAGAGCACAGAAAGCCTGGAGACGGAAATGGTGGAAATCCTTATTTAG